Within Streptomyces antibioticus, the genomic segment CGCGAGGCAGGCTTCACCGGGTCCCTGCACGCCGTCAACAAGGCGTTCCCGGAGGACCTCAAGCACCTCGACGGCGTGCCCGCGCACCGCTCCGTGCGCGAGATCGCCGAACCCGTCGACCTGGTGGTGGTCGCCGTCCCCGCCGACCATGTGCCCGAGGTCGTCACCGAGTGCGGTGAACACGGCGTCCAGGGACTCGTCGTGCTGTCCGCCGGCTACGCGGAGAGCGGCCCCGAGGGACGCGAACGCCAGCGCGCGCTGGTCCGCCAGGCACGCGCGTACGGCATGCGGATCATCGGCCCCAACGCGTTCGGCGTCGTCAACACCTCCCCGCAGGTGCGGCTCAACGCCTCCCTCGCCCCGGAGATGCCCCGCCCCGGCCGGATCGGCCTGTTCGCCCAGTCGGGCGCCATCGGCATCGCCCTGCTCTCCCGGCTGCACCGGCGCGGCGGCGGCGTCACCGGGGTCACCGGCGTCTCCACCTTCGTCGCCTCCGGCAACCGCGCGGACGTCTCCGGCAACGACGTCCTCCAGTACTGGTACGACGACCCCGACACCGACGTCGTCCTGATGTACCTGGAGTCCATCGGCAACCCCCGCAAGTTCACCCGGCTCGCGCGGCGCACGGCCGCCGCCAAGCCGCTGGTCGTCGTCCAGGGCGCCGGATCCGCCCCGCAGGGACACGCGGTCCGCGCGACCCGGCTCCCGCACGCCACGGTCTCCGCGCTGCTGCGCCAGGCCGGGGTGATCCGCGTCGACACCATCACCGAACTGGTCGACACGGGACTGCTGCTGGCCCGCCAGCCGCTGCCGACCGGCGCCCGGGTGGCCATCCTCGGCAACTCCGAGTCCCTCGGGCTGCTCACCTACGACGCGTGTCTCGCCGAGGGGCTGCGGCCGCTGCCCCCGCTGGACCTCACGACGGAGGCCACGGCCGAGGACTTCCACGCCGCCCTCGCCCGGGCGCTGGGCGACGCCTCGTGCGACGCGGTGGTGGTGACGGCGATACCGGCGATCGGGGAGGCGTCCACGGGGGACGCGGCGCTGGCCGAGGCGCTGCGCTCCGCCGCGGCCGCGGCGCCCGCGAAGCCGGTCCTCGTCGTCCACGTGGAACTCGGCGGTCTCGCCGCCGCCCTGTCGGCCGCCACCAGCACCGCGCCGCCCCGCCCCGAGGCGGCCGCCCGCGCGCGTGCCGCGGCGTCGGAGGACGGCGTCCCGCGGCCGCCCGCCGCCGCGGCCCCCGAGGGCGCCCACCTCATCCCGGCCTACCCCGCCGCCGAGCGCGCGGTGCGGGCCCTCGCCGAGGTCGTGAAGTACGCCCAGTGGCGCCGCGAGGTCGCCGAACCCGGCCGGGTCCCCGAGTACGACGACATCGACGAGAGGGGCGCCGCCCGGCTCATCGAGGGCCTCCTCGCGCGCGGACAGGGCCTCACCCTGGGCACCGACGACACGTGCGAACTGCTGGGCCGTTACGGCATCCACCCCCGCCGCGCGATCCCCGCGCCCACCCCCGACGACGCGGCCGCGGCGGCCGCCGCCCTCGGCTACCCGGTCGCCCTCAAGGCCACCGCCCCGCATCTGCGCCACCGCGCCGACCTGGGCGGCGTCCGCCTCGACCTCGCCGACGAGGAGCAACTGCGACGCTCGTACGCCGAGTTGACCGAGATGTTCGGGAAGCCGGAGGAGGTGCGTCCGGTCGTCCAGGCGATGGCCCCGCGCGGGGTCGACACGGTCGTCCGCGCGGTCATCGACCCGGCCGCCGGGGCCGTGCTCTCCTTCGGGCTCGCCGGGGCCGCCTCCCAGCTCCTCGGCGACATGGCGCACCGCCTGGTCCCGGTCACCGACCGCGACGCGACCTCGCTGATCCGCTCGATCCGCACGGCGCCCCTGCTGTTCGGCTGGCGCGGCTCGACCCCCGTCGACACCCCCGCCCTGGAGGAGCTGCTGCTGCGCGTCTCCCGGCTGGTCGACGACCACCCCGAGGTCGTCGCCGTCACCCTGGAACCGGTCGTCGTCGCCCCCCAGGGCCTGAGCGTCCTCGGCGCCTCGGTCCGCCTGGCCCCACCCCCGGCCCGAGACGACCTCGGCCCCCGCACGCTCCCGGCGTACTGAGAGAGCCACCGTGACCCCTCCCGACGGCACGCCGCCTGGCCCCCTCACCCTCCCCGAGGGCTCCTGGTGGGACTGGGACGTGATCGCCTGGAACCCGGCGGAACTCCGGCTGGCGGCCGGCCACGACCTCACCTACCACCACGGCCTCGAACTGGTCTTCGGCGATCCCGCCTTCGTCCGGTGCCCGGCCGCCTTCCAGGACCCGGTCTTCCGGGCTCCCACACCCGACGAGCTGCGGTCGCTGGCCCGTCGGCTCGGCGAGGCGCCGCCCGTCGTGATCGCCTTCGAGGCCGACGCCGGCGGCACCGAACCCGCGCCCTGCCTCGTCGCCGCCCAGCGGCTGGAAGTCGTCCAGGGGCAGGTGCTGCGGTACTGGAGCGCGGACCCGGCGCCCGGGCGGCGATTCGCGCCCTGGGTGGGGCCTCCGGGGAGGTGAGAGGGGTTCGGCCCTGTTGCGGGGGACGGGGTTGCCCTTGACTGGCCCGGACCGCCCTTACCCACGGATTAGGATGGACGGCATGGCCAAGACCAGTACGACGACCCAGGGGCTGCGCGCGGCGATCGAGCGCAGCGGCTACTACCCGGCCCTCGTGGCCGAGGCGGTGGAGGCCGCCGTGGGCGGCGAGCCCATCACGTCGTTCCTGGTCCACCAGGAGACCACGTTCGACCAGAACGAGGTCCGCCGGCATGTGACGGTGCTGGTCCTCACCGGCAACCGCTTCATCGTCAGCCACACCGACGAGCAGGCCGCCGACACCACCTCCCCGACGCCGTACGCCACCACGTCCACCGAGTCCGTGAAGCTCGGCCGGATCTCGTCCGTCGTGGTCAGCCGGGTGGTCGCCAACCCCGAGTCGTACACGCCGGGCACCCTGCCCCGCGAGGTCGTGCTGACCATCGGCTGGGGCGCCGTCTCCCGTATCGACCTGGAACCGGCCGCCTGCGGCGACCCCAACTGCGACGCCGACCACGGCTACACCGGCAACTCGACGGCGGACGACCTCAGCCTGCGGGTCAGCGAGGCGGGCGACGGCCCGGAGACGGTGCGCCAGGCGCTCGCCTTCGCCCAGTCGCTCTCCGAGGCCACCGCGGATCTGACCCGCTGATGGCGCAGCCAGCCTGGGACCACCCCGAGCCCCTCACCGTCGCCTCCGCCCCCGTACCCGAGTACGGCAGCGGCTCCCTCGCCGACCTGCTGCCCACCCTGGCCGCGGGCATGGGCGTCCCCGGCACCACCGCGGCGATCCCCGAGCTGGCCCCGGCCGACCGCAACTGCGTCTTCCTGATCGACGGCCTCGGCTGGGAGCAGATCAAGGACCACGCGGACGAGGCGCCCTACCTCCACGCGCTCCTCGGCAGCTCCCGCGGCGGCACCGGACGCCCCCTCACCGCCGGCTACCCGGCGACCACCGCGACCTCCCTCGCCTCCGTCGGCACCGGCCTCCCGCCCGGCGCCCACGGCCTGCCCGGCTACACCGTGCGCAACCCGGCCACCGGCGAGCTGATGAACCAGCTCCGCTGGCAGCCCTGGACCTCACCGGACGCCTGGCAGCCGTACCCCACGATCTTCCGGCTCGCCGACCGGGCGGGCGTGCACGCCGCCCAGGTGTCCTCGCCCACCTTCCAGAACACCCCGCTGACCAAGGTGGCGCTCAGCGGCGGCACCTTCCACGGGCGGCTGACCGGCGAGGAGCGCATGGACCTCGCCGCCGAGCAGCTCGCCGCCGGCGACCGCTCCCTGGTCTACACGTACTACGCCGAACTCGACGGCGCAGGCCACCGCTACGGCGTCGCCTCCGACACCTGGCGCGGCCAGCTCATGTACGTCGACCGGCTCGTCCAGCGCCTCGCCGAACAACTGCCGCCGCGCAGCGCGCTGTACGTCACCGCCGACCACGGCATGGTCGACGTCCCCTTCGACGAGCAGCACCGCATCGACTTCGACGAGGACTGGGAGCTGCGCGCCGGGGTCGCCCTGCTGGGCGGCGAGGGCCGCGCCCGCCATGTCTACGCCGTACCGGGAGCCGCGGACGACGTCCTGACCTGCTGGCGCGAGGTCCTCGGCGAGCAGTTCTGGGTGGCCTCGCGCGACGAGGCGATCGCCGCGGGCTGGTTCGGCCCCCAGGTCGACGAGCGGGTGTACGACCGGCTCGGCGACGTGATCGCGGCGGCCCGGGACGACGTCCTGCTCATCGCCTCGGAGCGGGAGCCCAAGGAGTCGCTGATGGTCGGCAACCACGGTTCCATGACCCCTGCCGAGCAGCTCGTCCCCCTGCTCGAAGTACGCTCCTGACGCCCCGCCCTCTCTCCGACTCTCCACCGAAAGGTGCTCAACTCCCCATGCCCGAGCTGGTCTTCTTCTCCGGAACCATGGACTGCGGGAAGTCGACCCTGGCTCTCCAGATCGAGCACAACCGCTCCGCGCGCGGCCTCCAGGGCATGATCTTCACCCGTGACGACCGCGCCGGCGAAGGAAAGCTCTCCTCCCGCCTCGGCCTGGTCACCGACGCGGTCGAGGTCGAGGACGGGCAGGACCTGTACGCCTACCTGGTCGACCACCTCTCCCAGGGCGGCCGCGCGGACTATGTGATCGCGGACGAGGCGCAGTTCCTTGCCGAGGACCAGATCGACCAGCTCGCGCGCGTGGTCGACGATCTCGACATCGACGTCTACGCCTTCGGGATCACCACCGACTTCCGCTCCAAGCTGTTCCCCGGCTCCCAGCGGCTCGTGGAACTCGCCGACCGGGTCGAGGTCCTCCAGGTCGAGGCCCTGTGCTGGTGCGGGGCGCGCGCCACGCACAACGCCCGCACGGTGGGCGGCGTCATGGTCGTCGAGGGCGCGCAGGTCGTCGTCGGCGACGTCGACCAGGCCGACACCATCGGCTACGAGGTCCTGTGCCGCCGCCACCACCGCCGCCGCATGACAGCGGCGACGGCGCGCGCGGCGGCCCTCTCCCCGGACGTCCTGCCGGTCCCGCCGGCGTAGGCGCCGAACCGCCCTAGGCGGGCAGGGCGTGCAGCTTCGTGCCGTGCAGGGCGAAGACGTGCGTGCCGTCGGTGGCCATCAGCCAGGCGTGGAAGTCGCCGGACTTGTCGTTGAACGTCCAGCGCAGGGTGCCGGTCTTCGGGTCGAAGGCGTGGATGCCGCCGCCCTCGTCGAGGTCCGTCGCGCCGTAGAGGGTGCCGCCCGCCTCCAGGAACTGCCGGGGCGGCTGGGCGCCCTTCTCGGAGAGGTCCTCGGAGCGCCAGTTCTCCTTGCCGGTCCGCGGGTCGACCGACCGGAGCGTGCGGTTGCTGTCCGCGATGTACAGCGTGTCGCCCAGGACGGTCGGCTCCTTGAAGGTGGCGAACTCGTCAGTCTTCAGCGACCACTTCTCGGCGCCGTCGGCCAGGGCGAACGCCTGGAGGACCCGCCCCTGCGGGACGATCACCAGGTCGCCGTGCAGGGCGAAGACGCCGTAGTTGGTGCTCGTCGTCTTGTGGGTCCACACCTGGCGGCCGGTGGCGGTGTCGCGGACGGTGAGGTTCTTCTTGAGGTCGGTGTAGACGAGGAAACGATCCCGCACGGCGGTGTGCACACCGGTCTGCTCGGTGCCGAGGTCGCGCTGTTCCTTCCAGGCCACCCGGCCCGTGCCGCTGTCCAGCGCGGCGATCACGTTCGTGTGGGAGGAGCCGTCCGCCTCCAGGATCTCGGCGATGACGTACACCTGCTTGTCGTCCACCGCGACCGGCCGCGGCTGCCGGTACTCCTTGCCCAGTCGGCCGCGCCAGGTCTCCTTGCCGGTGGCGGGGTCGTGCCCGCTGACGGTGCCGTCGTAGGCGCTGCTGGCCAGGTACAGCGTGTCGTCGCCGATGAGGAGCGGGGCGCCGGGAGTGGCGCCGTTCTTCAGCGTCCACCGCGGCCGGCCAGTCTTGCCGTCGAGGGCGTCGAGCGGCGCGCCGCTCGCGATCACCACACCGGCGACGGCCACGAGTTCGTCGTTGTTGCCGTAGGTCTCGGCGGAGACGGACTTGGTCCACAGCGGCTTGGGCGCGCCGGCCGCGTCCGTTCCGCCGGATCCCTTGCCGCCGGTGCCGCTGTCCGTGCCCTTCCCCTTGTCCTTGCCGGTGCCGCCGGATCCCGTCCCGCCGCCGGTGGTGTCCTGCGCGTCGTTGCGGCAGCCGGTCGCCCCGACCGCGAGCGCGCCGAGTGCGAGCGCGCCGCCGGTCAGTCGCAGCAGGCGTCGCCGGGACGTTCTGCCGGTCGTCGAGGTGGTCCCCTGGGCCATGTCGTCGTACCCCCGTGAAGTCGCGTCGGTGGAAGGCTCGGCGGGGCGATCGCACTGATGCGCACCCCTGCGACCAGGCACATTAGCCACCACCGACGGCGGCGAGCGCGGCGGGCATCCGACCGGGACAGCACCGTGAACCAACCGAGACATTGATCGCGACGGTATGACCGGTGAGCAGGTGAACCGGTGGGCGGACCGCGTCAGCCGCGAAGCTCGACCACCGAGAAGACCGCGCCCTCCGGATCCGCCACCGTGGCGGCGCGGCCGTGCGGCTCGTCGTGGGCGGGTTCCAGGACCCGGCCGCCGAGGTCGCGGACCTGACGCACGGCGTCGTCGGCGTCGGCCACCTGGAAGGACGTCAGCCAGTGCGCACCC encodes:
- a CDS encoding DUF5998 family protein, which translates into the protein MDGMAKTSTTTQGLRAAIERSGYYPALVAEAVEAAVGGEPITSFLVHQETTFDQNEVRRHVTVLVLTGNRFIVSHTDEQAADTTSPTPYATTSTESVKLGRISSVVVSRVVANPESYTPGTLPREVVLTIGWGAVSRIDLEPAACGDPNCDADHGYTGNSTADDLSLRVSEAGDGPETVRQALAFAQSLSEATADLTR
- a CDS encoding alkaline phosphatase family protein; amino-acid sequence: MAQPAWDHPEPLTVASAPVPEYGSGSLADLLPTLAAGMGVPGTTAAIPELAPADRNCVFLIDGLGWEQIKDHADEAPYLHALLGSSRGGTGRPLTAGYPATTATSLASVGTGLPPGAHGLPGYTVRNPATGELMNQLRWQPWTSPDAWQPYPTIFRLADRAGVHAAQVSSPTFQNTPLTKVALSGGTFHGRLTGEERMDLAAEQLAAGDRSLVYTYYAELDGAGHRYGVASDTWRGQLMYVDRLVQRLAEQLPPRSALYVTADHGMVDVPFDEQHRIDFDEDWELRAGVALLGGEGRARHVYAVPGAADDVLTCWREVLGEQFWVASRDEAIAAGWFGPQVDERVYDRLGDVIAAARDDVLLIASEREPKESLMVGNHGSMTPAEQLVPLLEVRS
- a CDS encoding thymidine kinase, translating into MPELVFFSGTMDCGKSTLALQIEHNRSARGLQGMIFTRDDRAGEGKLSSRLGLVTDAVEVEDGQDLYAYLVDHLSQGGRADYVIADEAQFLAEDQIDQLARVVDDLDIDVYAFGITTDFRSKLFPGSQRLVELADRVEVLQVEALCWCGARATHNARTVGGVMVVEGAQVVVGDVDQADTIGYEVLCRRHHRRRMTAATARAAALSPDVLPVPPA
- a CDS encoding PQQ-binding-like beta-propeller repeat protein; this translates as MAQGTTSTTGRTSRRRLLRLTGGALALGALAVGATGCRNDAQDTTGGGTGSGGTGKDKGKGTDSGTGGKGSGGTDAAGAPKPLWTKSVSAETYGNNDELVAVAGVVIASGAPLDALDGKTGRPRWTLKNGATPGAPLLIGDDTLYLASSAYDGTVSGHDPATGKETWRGRLGKEYRQPRPVAVDDKQVYVIAEILEADGSSHTNVIAALDSGTGRVAWKEQRDLGTEQTGVHTAVRDRFLVYTDLKKNLTVRDTATGRQVWTHKTTSTNYGVFALHGDLVIVPQGRVLQAFALADGAEKWSLKTDEFATFKEPTVLGDTLYIADSNRTLRSVDPRTGKENWRSEDLSEKGAQPPRQFLEAGGTLYGATDLDEGGGIHAFDPKTGTLRWTFNDKSGDFHAWLMATDGTHVFALHGTKLHALPA
- a CDS encoding bifunctional acetate--CoA ligase family protein/GNAT family N-acetyltransferase, with protein sequence MQSASDRHEYPAHWEADVVLRDGGTARIRPITVDDAERLVSFYEQVSDESKYYRFFAPYPRLSAKDVHRFTHHDFVDRVGLAATVGGEFIATVRYDRIGADGMAASAPADEAEVAFLVQDAHQGRGVASTLLEHIAAVARERGIRRFAAEVLPANNKMIKVFTDAGYTQKRSFEDGVVHLEFGLEPTERSLAVQRAREQRAEAHSVRRLLVPGSVAVVGAGRTAGGVGRSVLDNLREAGFTGSLHAVNKAFPEDLKHLDGVPAHRSVREIAEPVDLVVVAVPADHVPEVVTECGEHGVQGLVVLSAGYAESGPEGRERQRALVRQARAYGMRIIGPNAFGVVNTSPQVRLNASLAPEMPRPGRIGLFAQSGAIGIALLSRLHRRGGGVTGVTGVSTFVASGNRADVSGNDVLQYWYDDPDTDVVLMYLESIGNPRKFTRLARRTAAAKPLVVVQGAGSAPQGHAVRATRLPHATVSALLRQAGVIRVDTITELVDTGLLLARQPLPTGARVAILGNSESLGLLTYDACLAEGLRPLPPLDLTTEATAEDFHAALARALGDASCDAVVVTAIPAIGEASTGDAALAEALRSAAAAAPAKPVLVVHVELGGLAAALSAATSTAPPRPEAAARARAAASEDGVPRPPAAAAPEGAHLIPAYPAAERAVRALAEVVKYAQWRREVAEPGRVPEYDDIDERGAARLIEGLLARGQGLTLGTDDTCELLGRYGIHPRRAIPAPTPDDAAAAAAALGYPVALKATAPHLRHRADLGGVRLDLADEEQLRRSYAELTEMFGKPEEVRPVVQAMAPRGVDTVVRAVIDPAAGAVLSFGLAGAASQLLGDMAHRLVPVTDRDATSLIRSIRTAPLLFGWRGSTPVDTPALEELLLRVSRLVDDHPEVVAVTLEPVVVAPQGLSVLGASVRLAPPPARDDLGPRTLPAY